The following is a genomic window from Planctomycetia bacterium.
TTCACGCTGCCGAAGAACGGGGAGAGCGGCGGGACTCCGTCAGGGACGGAGGCCTACTTTTCGTTCGACCACGGCGACATTCACTTTATCGTGCTGGATTCGGACGACAGCCCGCGCGCGCCGACCGGGGCGATGCTGACCTGGCTGACGGCGGACCTGGCGTCAAACGACAAGACGTGGATTATCGCCTTCTGGCATCACCCGCCGTATTCGAAGGGGGGCCACAATTCCGACAACGCGTCGGACAGCGGGGGGCGGATGAAAGATATGCGGGAAAACGCGCTGCCGATTCTCGAGGCGGGCGGGGTCGATCTGGTCATGACGGGGCACAGTCATTCCTATGAACGTTCGTATCTTCTGGACGGACATTACGGCACGTCGAACACGCTCGTGCCGTCGATGGTGATTGACGGCGGAAACGGTCGCTTCCGAGGCGACGGCGGTTATGTCAAGCCGACCGCAAGGCCGAATGGGCACGAGGGGACCGTTTATGTCGTCGCGGGCAGTTCGAGCGAAGCGACGGGAGGATCATTGAATCACCCGGCGATGTACATTTCGATGGGCTCGCTTGGCTCGGTTGTGCTGGATATCGACGGCGGACGGCTGGAGGCGAAATTCCTCGGATCGACCGGGGCGGTGCAGGATTGTTTTACGATCTTCAAGGGCGCGCCGTCGGCCAGAGGTGATATGAACTGCGACGGCGGGCTGAACCTGCAGGATATCGAGCCGTTTATCGCGGCCTTGCTGGGTCTGCCGCAGAACGATGGATCAGCGGAGGCCGGCGAGAGCGAGGATCCATTGCAATGTTCGAATGCATCAGCCGATCTGAACGGCGATATGGAGATCAACGGGCTGGATATTGAGTGGATGCTGAGCGAGCTTTTGCAGGGAGAGTGCCCGTAGGCAGGTATTTTCTCCGGTCATCAATTCTCGTAACAGGGTTTCCCAGTATTGTCATTTCGCGGTCGGCGGAAATCGGCGGGGTTTCCCTTTCGCGGCTGACCACTCATAATTGGCGATTCGGCGGGGCGGTGG
Proteins encoded in this region:
- a CDS encoding metallophosphoesterase, which produces MVVRWRTSGPTDSVVQCGTTLGSSTWTFQKPGATTEHEVTMTGMVPDQKYFYAVGSTAGIQAGNTQDHFFVTPPAAGTPKPTRVWVLGDSGHANSGQIAVRDAYYAFTEGTHTDLWIMLGDNAYIDGTDAQYQTAVFNAYATLLRKSVLWPAIGNHDSHSADSPTLSGVYFDIFTLPKNGESGGTPSGTEAYFSFDHGDIHFIVLDSDDSPRAPTGAMLTWLTADLASNDKTWIIAFWHHPPYSKGGHNSDNASDSGGRMKDMRENALPILEAGGVDLVMTGHSHSYERSYLLDGHYGTSNTLVPSMVIDGGNGRFRGDGGYVKPTARPNGHEGTVYVVAGSSSEATGGSLNHPAMYISMGSLGSVVLDIDGGRLEAKFLGSTGAVQDCFTIFKGAPSARGDMNCDGGLNLQDIEPFIAALLGLPQNDGSAEAGESEDPLQCSNASADLNGDMEINGLDIEWMLSELLQGECP